The genome window AGAGTCCTAACACAGCCCGGAGGATGAGTGTGTAGGAGACAGCGATGCAGATGGAGTCAGTGCCCACCACCAGTGTGGCAGCGGTGATGCCATAGACATTGTTTGGCTGTGTACCCCTGCAAGCCAGCTTCACCACAGCCATGTGCTCACAGTAGGAGTGAGCCACCACTCGGCTGCAGTAGCTCAGCCTTGCCAGTAAGCAGGTGAGTGGGGTCATGAGTCCCAAGCCACGAAGCACAGCAGCAGCCCCTAGCTTGCCCACAGACTCTGGGGGCAGCAATGACCCATAATGCAGTGGCCGGCAGATGGCTAAATATCGGTCAAAGGCCATTGCTAGCAGGATACCAGATTCTACAGCTGAAAAACCATGGATAAAGAACATCTGGGCAGCACAGGCCCCAAAGGCAATCTCAGCAGCATTCGACCAGAAGAGTGCAAGGAGCTTGGGCACAGTGGAGGTGCAGAGTACCAGGTCGATGGTGGACAGCATGCATAGGAACAGGTACATGGGCTGATGCAGTGCAGGCTCAGAACACACCACCAGCAGCACCACCACGTTGCCGAGCACTGCCAGGGCATACATGGAGCAGAAAGGAAATGCAATCCAAAAGTGGGATGCCTCTAGGCCAGGAATTCCCATGAGCAGGAAAGAAGTTGGGTTTTGATGGCTATGGTTTGTAAGTTCCATGGCCAAACCAAGGTAGGGTGGGT of Cynocephalus volans isolate mCynVol1 chromosome 4, mCynVol1.pri, whole genome shotgun sequence contains these proteins:
- the LOC134374698 gene encoding olfactory receptor 52P1-like produces the protein MELTNHSHQNPTSFLLMGIPGLEASHFWIAFPFCSMYALAVLGNVVVLLVVCSEPALHQPMYLFLCMLSTIDLVLCTSTVPKLLALFWSNAAEIAFGACAAQMFFIHGFSAVESGILLAMAFDRYLAICRPLHYGSLLPPESVGKLGAAAVLRGLGLMTPLTCLLARLSYCSRVVAHSYCEHMAVVKLACRGTQPNNVYGITAATLVVGTDSICIAVSYTLILRAVLGLSSKEARAKTFGTCGSHLGVILLFYTPGLFSFYTQRFGQHVPRHIHILLADLYLVVPPMLNPIIYGIKTKQIRDGALRLLKQGPARS